The region ACCTGGGGACAGGGTCAGGTCACCGAACGGCCTGGAGATCGTCAGCTGGTCGCCTTCCCGGAGATTGGCGTGCAACCAGTTCGACACCTCGCCCTCCGGGTCGTCGCCCCCGCCTGCGCGCTTGACGGTGATCCGCAGGTCGCCTCGTTCGGGGGAACGGGAGAGGCTGTACTGCCGGATCTGGCGGGCGCCGTCGGGGAGCGTGACCGCGACGCTGATGTACTGGCCGGGCCTGAAGGGCAGCATGACCGGCGGCCTGAGGGTGACGGAGATCGTCTCGGCGCTTTCGGCGCGCCGGCTCAGCACCGTGGCCACGGTCCAGTGGTCACCCGGTTCGCCGAGGTCGGTCTCCAGAGCGATGAGCGCGTCCGCCATCAGCTGGTAGACCTCGTCCCAGGCGCTGGCCACCTCCGGAGTGACGGCCTCGCCGAGTACGTCGACGATGGCGGCGAAGAGGTACTTGCGGACGATCTCGTACTGATCGGGGGTGACGCCGAGCGAGGCGTGCTTGTTGGCGATCCTGGAGAGCATGGCCTCCGGCCGTTCGCCGGGGCGTTCCACCAGGAGGCCGGCGAAGGCGGCGATCGATCCGGCGAGCGCGCTGCGTTGTTCGCCGTTGGCCTGGTTGCCGCGGTTGAACAGGTTCCTCTGGAGCTCGGGATGCTCGGCGAACATCGTGGCGTAGAAACGTGCGGCGATGTCCTCGATGGCGCCGCCGATCACGGGCAAGCTGGCTCGGACGACCGCCGCCGACTCTGGAGAGAGCATGAGCCTCCTTAATCAGTAAATGATCTTCATATTTGAAGAGCAAGGGAAACCGGATGGCCGCAGCTGCTCATTTGAGGCCGAGCAGGACCGGGCCGGTCGGTGAGGCGACCAGATCGGCCACGGTGAGCGGGTCGAGCGAGGCGTAGAAGGCCGACTGCGCGGCGCGCAGCGCGCCGCGCAGTCGGCAGGCCGCACGCAGCGGGCACGGGGTCTCCCCCTCACACGTCACGATCTCCTCCTCGCCCTCCAGCTCACGGACCAGCCAGCCGAGCGAGGCCGCCCGTCCCAGGGCGGTCAGCTCCAGGCCCCCTCCGTGGCCTCGGCGCGCCTCCACCACCCCGAGCTGCCGGAGCCGGGCAATGGCCTTGGCCGTGTGGGTGTAGG is a window of Nonomuraea helvata DNA encoding:
- a CDS encoding Rrf2 family transcriptional regulator, yielding MRLTKFTDLSLRAVMRLAVLEQGATLTTRQVAEAMSIPYTHTAKAIARLRQLGVVEARRGHGGGLELTALGRAASLGWLVRELEGEEEIVTCEGETPCPLRAACRLRGALRAAQSAFYASLDPLTVADLVASPTGPVLLGLK
- a CDS encoding globin domain-containing protein; amino-acid sequence: MLSPESAAVVRASLPVIGGAIEDIAARFYATMFAEHPELQRNLFNRGNQANGEQRSALAGSIAAFAGLLVERPGERPEAMLSRIANKHASLGVTPDQYEIVRKYLFAAIVDVLGEAVTPEVASAWDEVYQLMADALIALETDLGEPGDHWTVATVLSRRAESAETISVTLRPPVMLPFRPGQYISVAVTLPDGARQIRQYSLSRSPERGDLRITVKRAGGGDDPEGEVSNWLHANLREGDQLTISRPFGDLTLSPGDTPLLLASAGIGVTPILSMVDHLVATRSTRQVTVVHADRTAADHAHREELTRLVDALPRGVLHRWYEESCDCDCRPAPRTGLVDLSEIDLPARTVAYLCGPLPFMRGLRSQLLRRGVPGSDIHYEVFGPDLWLGRD